The Nitrospiria bacterium genome contains the following window.
CATCTGACTCAAACGGTTGAGTAACAAATGGGGATCATCTAAGTGGTAAAGGATCCCCGCTACCAAAGCCATATCAAATGTTCCATACTTTTCTTGGGAGATTTTTCTCACATCATCCAGATAAAATTTGGCTTCCTCCAAACCGTAAAGGTTTTTGATCACACAACATTTAATGAAATTTTCAGGCCTCCCCTCGATGGCTGTCACTTTGCGGGCACCCATTTGACATAATTTTAACGTGTTCCCACCCTCCAAGGGCCCCAACTCCAGAATCGATAAATCTTTCACATTAAAGAAATTTTGAATTTCGGGAAGATTCAGGGGGGAAATTCTCTCCCTTGAATAATCGGTTTCCCCCCCGTAAGCACTTCCTTCTATTTCAAATCGGGTTTGCCAAAAAGGAAAATATTGAAAAATGCGTCCATAACCGAATGGGTCCCCATTTTTTTGAGAATTTTGTAATTCGTTGAATGAATGACGAACCCGTGTTTGAGTAAACTTTAGGATTTCATGTAAATTCCCTAAAATAGCCTTTCCCCACCTTCCCAAACGCCCCTCCTGTCTCCTTCCCTATTTCTAAAATTTCTTCAAAATTCCTACTTTAAAAATTTTCTTTACGATTTACCCTAGGACCAAAATATCACAATGATTTATCTTTGCAATACATAGGATCATTTTTTCTTGTTCCTTTTTTAGCGTTCCCTTTTCCTCATTTGGCCTTCGTCTCCCAAAATTAAAATGCCCTCGAAAAGAGGGCATCAATAAAAAGAATACCTGGTGGAGCGGAAGGGGAATCTCACACGCTCGTTTCTAGTGAACTCGCTTTCCCCAGGGGGCCAGCCCCCTAGGGCGTCCTGAAAATTCCAGGACTGTGACCCCCGAAGAATAAGGGAGCCTCTCCCCTAAAACTCCTCGTTCGATCCCCCTCTACAATAATGTACTCAAATTGGGGGTAAGAAGTTGTTTTCCGGAATTGGGAAAAATGGATGGTGGAGCGGAAGGGGATCGAACCCTCGACCTTCGCATTGCGAACGCGACGCTCTCCCAACTGAGCTACCGCCCCACATTAAAACCACGAACTAATTCCTGAGGAAAGTTTGTTATTAAGCCTAGTCGTTTCTCCCGACCAGTCCCACTTTTAAAATATTTCTCCCTTGAAATTGCTTCTTCTCGCGTCTCAAATTTCTCGGAGTAAACAAGTTTGTATGGCTTCCATCCCTTTAACGAAGCAGTCCCCCCTGACCAATGTTCTTTTAAGCGCCGCTCCAAGTCATTCGTATGTCCAACATAAAAACGATTATTTCGAATCGACTTCAAAATATTAACATACATCTGCGAACCAGCCGCTCCCTGCCTGCCGGCAGGTCCCAACTGAGCTACCGCCCCATACCAATTCAATATACTCTTATCTCTCCAGGGTAACTCCAACCTCTTCAATACCGAAAACCTGAAGGGTTTTTTCGAAGAATAACTCCAAAATACCGGTTTAAAAAATGATGCCGCGAAAAAAGGCTTAGCAAGGGGCGCCTTCTTTTTCCCAAGCGTTTTAATTCAACCAATATCCCCGTGTGCCGGGGCTCCATTTGGAGGCCCTGGTAAAATGTTTTGATGGCTTTCGGCTTTTGTCCGCGCAATAGGTAGACCCTTCCCAAATTCAAAAAATGATCTCCCTTGGGCTCCCCTCTTGAAACAACTTTCCGGCATAGCTGGAGGCCTTCCTCAATTTCACCCTGAACATAGGCGAGGGTATATCCATAAAATGAAATTAAATCCAATGGAATGACATCGGAGTTTTTCTCTACCCTAGCAAAAGCTTTCTCAAAGCAATAATGGGCTTCTTCCGGCTTACCTTCTTTAAGGTAAAGGCGCCCCAATTGAATATACTCTTCACCCTTCCCAACCTCACCCATGACCTTTAACCCCTTGGGATTCTTTCGGAGGACCCCCTGTCTGAACCGCTGTTCCCATTACGTGAACCACCAAAATTTCTTTTTTAAACTGCTCATACTGAAACCGGACACCCACTATGGCATTGGCATTCAATTTTACCGCTTCTATTTTTAGATCACTGGTAGCGATGGCGATGGCCTTATTCAGAAGATCTTGAAATGAGGTATTTCGAAGTCCACCCACCTCTTTGATGGATGATAAAATAGTTTCAAGAGAATCCAATTTGATTGCAGCATCGGCATGAACCAACCCGCGGTAGAAATGGATCTTCTCCCCTTCAAGGGTTTCAGTGGTTGTGACCAAGACCTCCTGAAGTTTCTGCAAGCTCATAGAAAGGGGAGATTCTTTCCCGTCCTGTGGCCTCCGAACTTTAAAAGAAACGCTTTTCCTCTCCTCAACTTCAAAACCCCTTTGAGGATCTTCTTTTTCTTCCGGGTGAAGGCTTACTGAAACGCCTTCTTGGTAAGGGGTAGTGAGCTCGTCTGCCTGAATTTCTTTTTCTTTTATTTCTATTTTTTTTACCTCTTTTACTTCCCTTTCTGGTTCAATATTTTTTGGGGTTTCCTGAGGTTTTGGATTTTCCTTCAAAGGCGAGATTGGCAACCCTTGGTTTTGTTGATGTTTCGGAATAATCTTTTCTGGAGCACCTTTTGGGCTTATCTCTCGAACGGGTTTGGGTTTTTTCCATCCTTGTTCGATTCCTTGGGGCGAAGGGGGTGAGACTGATTTCAGTAGGGTGTGACATTCGCCACAAACATTTCCTTCTTGTTGGTTATACCCACAATTGGGACAAAGCATCTCTACCCACAGGTTAATGGGTTAGCAAGGGTCATTTCTTTCTGGTGACTAAAATCCTGGACGAAAACTTGCCGACCTTCAACATTGATCCTTCCTTCTGCAAACCACTGTATCGCCAGAGGATAAATCCGATGCTCTTGGTCGAGAATCCGGGAAGATAAGCTTTCTTCCGTATCATCCGGAAATACGGGGACAGCCGCTTGGACAATAATGGGGCCGCCATCCATTTCTTCTTCTACTAAGTGTACCGTACAACCGGAAATTCGAACACCATAATCAAGGGCCTGTTTTTGGGCTTTAAGCCCTCGAAAGGCTGGAAGGATTGAAGGATGAATATTGATTATTCGGTTTTTAAAAGCCTGGATAAGAACCGTGGATAAAAGTCTTCGATAACCCGCAAGGACAACCAGATCCACATGAGAGCTCTCCAAAATCTTTACAAGAGCCCGTTCATGGGCTTCCCGACTCCCAAACGAAGAGGCTTCGACACACACATTTTGTACATTCAATTTTTTTGCTCGTTCAAGAGCCTCCACCTCAGGACGGTCACTAATGACAACATTCACATTTGCCAAAAGGCTCCCCTTCCCAATCGCATCCAAAATGGCTTGGAAATTACTCCCGCGTCCAGAAACCAAAATCCCTAACCCTATTCGTTCCTTAACCATAACAAACCTGACCCGAACCTTCGGAAATTTTCCCAATCAAAAAAGCCTTTTCTCCCAGACCTTTTGCGGCCTTTAACATCCCCTCTTCCACTCCACCGGGAACCACCATGATCAACCCTATCCCCATATTAAATACCCGAAACATTTCTGTTTCCGATAGCTCTCCTTTTTCCGAAAGAAAACCAAAAATGGAGGGGGTTTCCCAAGACTCCCGACGGATGACTGCTGATAACCCTTTGGGTAGGATACGGGGAACGTTTTCAGTTAACCCTCCCCCCGTAATATGGGCAATTCCTTTGACCGGGAACTCACTCACCAATTTTAAAACGGATTTTACGTAGATTCGGGTAGGGGTCATGAGTTCCTCACCTAGGTTTTTTTTTAGTTCAGGGACAAACCCATCCAAGGGCATTTTTAACTGTTCCAACAAAAGTTTACGAACCAAAGAAAACCCATTACTATGCAATCCGGAGGAAGCAAAACCAATTATTTGATCCCCCGCTTTAATGCTCCGACCATTAATCATCTTTTCTTTGTCAACCACCCCGACACAAAAACCCGCTAAATCAAACTCCCCTTCCTGATAAAAAGAAGGCATTTCGGCAGTTTCCCCACCTAAAAGTGAACAGCCCGCTTGTTTACATCCCTCCACAATTCCCTTCATAACTTCTAAAGACTGTTCCGCTTCTAATTTTCCTACGGAAAGGTAATCTAAAAAAAAGAGCGGCTCTGCACCCACCACAGCCACATCGTTAACACACATGGCAACGAGATCAATTCCAATGGTATTGTATTGATTTAGCAGAAAGGAAAGTTTTAATTTCGTTCCAACCCCATCGGTCCCCGAAACCAAAACAGGTTGACGATACTTTTTGAGGTCCAGGCAAAAAAGCCCTCCGAACCCACCTATATCCGATAGGACTTCGGGCCGGTGGGTTTCACGGACTAGGGGGGTGAGCATTTTAACAAATTTATTTCCTTCGTCGATATTGACGCCGGCCCGCTGATAATCCAATGGACTTTTTTCCACCATGGGTGCATCATAACTCAAAAACCCACATCCGTCAAACGGTCCGGCAGGGCCAAAACTTATATTTTTCAAGAGATAAGGTAAAAAAATTACTCTGAATCATCCCTAGTTTCCTTCAATCGACCCAAAGCAAATTTGGCTGCTTGTTGCTCCGCTTCTTTCTTACTTCGCCCTCTCCCTTGACCAAAGAGTTTTCCTTTAATACGTAATTCCACTTCAAATTCTTTACAATGGTCTGGCCCTGCTTCCTCCACCAACCGGTAGACTGGCAGCACTTCAAAATTTCTCTGGGAAAACTCTTGAAGGTCAGTTTTATAATCCCTGGACCCATCATGCAATTGGGAATGAAGCTGGCCCAAATCGAATGTTGCCAATATAAAGGACCTCACTTTTTCCAACCCCCCATCCAGAAAAATGGCTGCAATAATAGCTTCCAAGGTATTGGCCAAAATAGAATCTTTTGCTCTTCCCCCAGTTAATTCCTCTCCCCGACCTAATCGTATATAAGATCCCAGATCCCACCGATGAGCAACGGAGGCCAAAAAGGGTTCACTGACTATTCTGGCCTTTCGCTTTGAAAGCTCTCCTTCTTGAGAAGTTGGAAAATGGAAGATCAGATACTCACGGATGACCAAATCCAAAACAGCATCCCCTAAAAATTCCAACCGTTCATTGTCAGGGGAGGAGGATTCTCTAAACTCGTTGAGAAACGACTTATGAGTGATGGCCTCTTCGAGGAGGGATACATTGTGAAAAGAATGCTTTAAAAAATTTTGAAGGGTTAATAAAAGGTCCCTGGACATGTTGGTCTGATTGCTCCTCTGTAACATTTAACCAATGAACATTCACATCAACCTTGCCAACAGGGTTGATCAGGTTACCCGGAAAATTTTTTAAAAACAAGACAAGCATTGGTTCCACCAAAACCAAAGGAATTGGATAGGCTACTTTCAATATTCGTTTTTCGTGCTTTATTAGGGACATAGTCCAGATCACATTCAGGATCAGGGACTTCGTAATTAATAGTCGGGGGAATAATCCCATGATAAAGGGCCAAAATTGAAAATATGGCCTCAATCCCTCCCGCCGCCCCCAGTAAGTGACCCGTCATGGATTTGGTAGAACTCACAGGAATTCGATAGGCAGCTTCACCAAATACCTGTTTGATTGCAGCGGTTTCTACTTTATCTGCAAAGGTAGAGGTGGCATGAGCATTAATATATCCAATCTGCGAAGGGTCCAAACTGGAGTCCTTAAGGGCCATACTCATGCACCGCATTGCTCCCTCCCCATCTTCTGGTGGTGAAGTAATATGGAATGCATCTCCGGTCATGGCATAACCCACTAACTCAGCGTAGATCCGTGCTTTTCGTCTTTTTGCGTATTCGAGCTCTTCCAGAATTAAAATACCGGCCCCCTCACCAAGTACAAACCCGTCCCTTCCTCGATCAAAAGGGCGACTGGCCCTTTGGGGTTCATCATTTCTTACAGAAAGGGCTCTGGAAGAGGCAAATCCCGCTACGCACAGAGGAGTTATTGCAGCTTCGGTTCCACCCGCAATCATGACATCTGCTTCTCCTCTCTGAATTATCCTAAAAGCATCCCCAATGCAATGGTTCCCAGTTGCACACGCGGTGACGGCAGCAGAATTTGGCCCTTTGGCCCCAAAACGGATAGCAATATGGCCCCCTGCCAAATTGATAATACTCATGGGAATAAAGAAGGGGGTAACCCGTTTAGGACCTTTCTCCAATAAGATCTTGTGCCACTCTTCGATGGCATGAAGACCCCCAATCCCGGAACCCACCACGACGCCTAATCTTTCGTTCCCTTTTTCCTGAATAGGAAGTCTGGAGTCATCAACGGCCATCTGACTGGCGGCGATTGCAAACTGGATAAACGTATCAACCTTTTTAATCTCCTTCTGCTCTAAGAAGGATCGAGGGTTAAACCCTTTTACTTCCGCCGCAATTTGACAAGGATATCCGGACGCATCAAACCCTTGGATTTTACCCACCCCGGACTTTCCCTCGCAAAGGCTATTCCACGTATCCTGAACATTGAGTCCAAGGGGAGTGATGGCCCCACACCCCGTGACCACAACTCTTTTTTCCAGAAGATCACCCCATTTCTTCTCTTAAAATATAAAAAGACAGCATTTTTTAAAGTTTTTCTTTAATATAATCGATCGCGTTTTGGACCGTGAGGATTTTCTCCGCATCTTCATCTGGAATTTCAATACTAAATTCCTCTTCAAAGGCCATTACCAACTCCACCGTATCCAGTGAGTCGGCTCCTAAATCCTCAACAAAGGAGGCCTCTGGGGTTACCTCCTCTTCCTCCACACCTAGCTGTTCAGCAATAATTTTCCTAATTTTCTGCTCCACGGCCATTCCTCCCTTCACCTCCTCTTTCATAATTCTCTCCCTTTCTTTAATTGTGAAAACAAAAAAACCATTTCATGGTATTTAACCCATCCACATACCACCATTGACATGGATCACTTGCCCCGTGATATATGATGCATCCTCAGAAACCAGAAATCGGACTACCCTTGCAATTTCTTCAGGTGACCCCAACCTCCCCAAAGGAATCTGCTGGAGAAGCTTTTGTTTGGTCTCATCTGAAAGGATCTGTGTCATCGATGTATCAATAAAACCGGGGGCAACCGCATTGGCAGTAATCCCACGGAGGGCATACTCCCGGGCAGTTGTTTTGGTAAAACCGATCACAGCCGCTTTAGAAGCGGAATAGTTACCTTGACCTGCATTCCCGGAGACCCCCACGATTGAAGCAATATTCACGATTCTCCCATATCTTTGTTTTGCCATAAATGATAAAGCTTCTTTCGTACAAAGGAAAGTTCCTTTTAGATTTACCGCAATCACAAGGTCCCACTCCTCTTCCTTCATACGTAATAAAAGGTTATCCCGGGTAACTCCCGCGTTATTGACCAATATATCGATCCGTCCCCATCGCTGTTGTGTTTCTTTCACGCTCCTTTGAACATCGGATTGCTTTGCCACATCGGTTTTTAGCGCTATGGCTTCCTGATTCATCTGGGAGATTTCCTTCGCAACTATTTGAGCCTGCTCTTCCTGAATATCGGAAACGGCGACTCTCGCCCCAGCCTCAGCCAACGACAGTGAAATCGAGCGACCGATTCCCTGTCCCCCTCCTGTCACCAACGCCACTTTATTTTTTAAGACCAAATCTTCCATGGATTTAATTGTTTACACCCTTTCAAGTCTTTCTGAGAATCATAAATCTTCTCGAACCGTTGTTTTTATAGAAAACTCAGGGTTATCACGAAATTTCGAGTTAATTCAAGACAAAAAAAACATATCCGAAAAAAGCTTAAACTCTTCCCCCCAGAAAACAAAATTAGACTTTGGAGTAGAATAAAAAATTCTTCTGTGAAACCCAAGGGTTAAACCAGGAAACCAAACCTTTGCAAGAACAGCCCGATATTGATAAAATTTTTTTCCGATGTCAACAAAAATTTTTGATAAAAGGTTTTTGCATGGATGGTCAAGTAATGATCAATTTTTTAAAAAGACGAATATAAAAGGGCTCAGCCCCTACCATCGAAGCAATATCGCTCCCCAGGTTAAACCACTTCCGAAAGCGCCTAAAACAACAAGATCCATGGGAGAAATCTTTCCCGTCCGAACGGCCTCATCCAAGGCAATGGGAATGGATGCAGCAGAGGTATTTCCATATCGGTCCCCATTGAAAAAAACCTTATTCATAGGTAGTCCTAATCGATCTGCAGTAGCCTTTAAAATACGGTAATTTGCTTGGTGAGGGATAAAAAGGCTAATTTGATCCAGGGTTAAACCATTTTCTCTCAAGGCTTCGCGGGTCACCTCCTCCAAAGTCTTCACAGCAATTTTAAAGGTTTCGTTTCCCCTCATCTTAATATATTGGGAACCACCCTTCAGCAAGGTTTCTGAAGGCGGCTCTTTTGAGCCCCCCCCCGGGACATAAATTAAATCCCAATAGGCGCCATCTGAATGAAGATGGCTGGAAAGAATTCCCCTTTCCTCAAGAGTTGGTTTTAAAACAACCGCCCCTGCCCCATCTCCAAACAGGACACAGGTAGACCGGTCCTTCCAATTTGTAATTTTTGACATCACCTCTGCCCCGATGACCAACACCGTTTGATAGGTTCCACTCCGGATATATTGATCACCCACTGAGAGGGCAAAAATAAACCCCGAACAGGCTGCAGCAAGATCAAAAGCAACCGCCCTCTTGGCCCCCAACCGATTCTGGATGAGACATGCTGTAGAGGGAAACAACATATCGGGAGTTGTCGTTGCAACCAGAATGAGGTCAATCTCCATTGGATCAATTTTCGCTTCTTCTAATGCCTTCTGAGCAGCCGGGAACCCTAAATCGGAAGAAGCCTCTTTTTCATCGGCAATTCGACGCTCCCGAATTCCAGTTCGGTCTAAAATCCATTGGTCGGTTGTATCAACCATTTTCTCGAAATCTTTATTGGTAAAAACTGTTTTGGGAACAAAGGAGCCGGTCCCAACAATACATGAACGAAGCCCCCCAGACGGGTCAGCCATTATTTCTTTTCCCTTTCTTTCTCCTCGGGGTTCATTTGGCGCTCAATATCTCTTTGAATAGCCTCATTCACCCTTTGTTCTAATGCCTGTTTGGCCATTTTGATTGCATTTTTAATCGCCTTCCCGGATGATCTTCCATGACAAATTATGCTTACCCCATTGACCCCCAATAAATGAGCCCCTCCATATTCGGCATAATCCACTTTTTTTTTGAAACGGTTCAAGGCGGGTTTCAAGAGCAGGTATCCCAAAACTCCCAGACTGGATCCCTCGATTTCTCTTTTTAAAAAATTACCAATGGTATCCGCAAGACCCTCACTGACCTTTAAAACCACATTTCCAATAAACCCATCACAGACAATTACGTCTGCGTTTCCATTATAAACATCACGCCCCTCAACATTACCAATAAAGTTAAGGTCTCTTTCCCGAAGGAGCCGAAAGGTTTCCTTTGTTAATTCATTCCCTTTAATAGCCTCTTCACCGATACTTAAAAGCCCCACCCTTGGATTGACCTTTCCCTGAACCCGCCGGGCAAATTCTTCCCCCATTATGGCAAACTGTAAAAGGTTATTGGGCTTACAATCTACATTGGCCCCAACATCCAGTAAAAGGGCAGAGCCTTGAAGGGTGGGTAACACGGTGGCAATGGCAGGCCGATCCACCCCTTTGAGGGGGCCCAAAATAAACAAGGCGGTGGCCATGGCGGCACCGGTATTTCCCGCACTAATCACTGCTTCCGCTTTTCCTTCTTTGATCAAATGGGTCGCAACCCAAATGGAAGAATTCTTTTTTTTCCGAATCGCGTGGGAAGGGGACTCATCCATTTCCACTTTTTCCGGGGCATGAACGATTCGAAGATTGGGTCTCTCACCTCCCATTTTTTTTAACAAAGGGGAAAGGACGGCTTCATTTCCCACACAAATAAGTTCGACATCGTATTCGAGGATAGCGGAAATGGCCCCTTCCATGATAGCCTCTGGGGCATTATCCCCACCCATGGCATCAATGGCAATTCTCATCCTTGCACTCCAGAATTTAAATCCTTAAAGGGGTATGATAGGGTTGAAGAGAATTCAAAAAGAGGATAAAACTTAAGACTCCTTCACGGCAATAACATCCATCCCTTTATAAGAACCACATTTCATACAAACCCGGTGAGGAAGTTTTGGCTCTTGGCATTGAGGACAGAGGACCACGCTGGGAGCCCTCAATTTATAATGGGTTCTTCTTTTATCCCGCCGTGATTTGGAAATTTTATGTTTTGGGTGTGCCATATAAATTCCTTTTTTTCAATTATATTTCCGAGTCCCTCAAGAAAAATAATCTTGAAGGATAGAAAAAGGTCCCAGGGGTTTCTCCGCTTCACAACCACAAGGACCGTTATTTAAATTGCTTCCGCACCGATTGCATAACCCCAAACAGGACTCCCTGCAAAGGGGACGAAAGGGCAAAGCTAAAATTACATTTTCCCTAATTAAACTTTCTAAATCTATAGTCTCCCCGGAATAAAAATGAATCTCCAAGGAGCCATCATAGGACTCATCTTCGGTTTGCCCCTCCCCGTCAGAAAGGAACTGTGAATGGATAGCCACCTTTAAAGGCTGGGTAAATTCACTTAAGCAACGGCCGCATTCCAAAAACAAGGTTGTAAAAATCTCTCCCTCTATGGTAACCAATTCTTGAAATTTCTCAATGGCCAGGTCTACGGAAATTATATTTTTTAATTCCACTCCGGTAGAGTTTAGATCCATTTGAATGGCAGGCAAATCGCAACGAAGGGTCAACCCCTCTTTGGGGATTTCATTGGGCCGAATATACACTGGATCTATTTTCTTTCCTAAATCGACCAAGTATAAAGTGTCCTTTTTCCTCTGTCAAGCCAAAAGGGGCAAAAACACCGAGGTTTCTGGGAAGGAATTAAGGTGTTATTATGCTGCCTAAACCCATTTTAAAAGGCCAAATTTTCCTCTGAAAGCGATAAATTAGCCTTTGGGTTTAAATCAAAGGAAGAGTAAATCCCCTTCTGAAAAAGATAGCACCCTACCAGCCCCACCATCCCCGCATTATCGGTAGAGAGAAACGGGGATGGAAAAAAAGGGTCAATCCTCTCTTCGGACCCTTTTTGGAACATCTGCTTCCTCAATAGTGAGTTTGCAGAAACACCCCCCCCAACCACAATTTGACTTACACCTGATCTTTTGGCAGCTTGTAGCCCCTTTTCTACTAAAACATCAACTACTGCTTGTAGAAAACTTGAAGCAAGGTCGGGAAGCTGATTTTCCAATTCCTCTTTTGAATAAACATTCTTTCCTAAATAATCACGTAGAGCAGTCTTCACTCCGCTAAAACTAAAATCTAAAGAGTCTGGACCTAAATACGCCCTGGGAAAATCAATTTTAGGGGTCCCCCCTTGAGAAGAAAGTTGATCCAGGATGGGCCCTCCTGGAAACCCCAACCCCATCATTCTCGCCCCCTTATCTAAAGCCTCACCCGCAGCATCATCCCGTGTTTTTCCCAATAATTTATATATTCCAACTTTCTTTACCAAAAAAAGGTGGGTATGTCCCCCGGAAACAATTAAAGCAACGGTGGGAAATTTAATCTCGGGGTATTCAAAAAGGGGAGCAAAAAGATGGCCCTCCAGGTGATTAACCCCCAGTAAGGGAATATCCAAGGCATAGGCCAAGGCCTTTGCATAAGAGACCCCGACCAGTAATGCGCCAATTAATCCGGGCCCATATGTCACCGCTATCCCACGAATTTCCTTCCAACCCACCGATGCTTTTTTTACCGCCTTTATAACCAAATCATCCAGCACTTCTAAGTGCTGGCGGGAAGCCAATTCAGGGACAACCCCTCCGAAACGACCATGAACCCTTTCTTGGGATAAAAGAACATTGGATAAAATATCTTTTCCATCTCGGACGATTGCAACCGAGGTTTCATCACAGGAGGTTTCTATTGCCAAAATGGTCATTTTGCCCAATATGTGAAGGATCTGCTTTAAAGTTGTCTTAAATGGGCTTTGATCTTTTCGACCAGGCCTGACTGTTCTGGGGAGGCGGAGGAAAGAAAGTGTTCGTATTCTCTTTTGGCTTTATCCAAAAATCCTGCTTTTTCAAGAGATATGGCAAAATTTAGATGAGCATCCGAATAACCGGGGCGATGCTGAAGAGCCCGTTGATAAAGCCCTTGAGCCTTCTGAAATTCCCCCTTCTGGTCCAGCATTACGGCTAAATTATTTAGGGCTTCCGAATAATCAGATTTCAAACCTATGGCATTCTGGTAATGCTCCTTCGCCTTTTCCATTTCGCCTTGTTTTTTATAAATGAGTCCCAAACCATTGTGGGCCTCGGGAAAAAGGGGGTTTAAGGTTACCGCTTCTGAGAAATATTTTTCCGCCCCGCTCAGATTCCCTGAATTTAACATAACCACTCCTTTATCAAATAACACTTGATATTGGACATCACGTAAATTCTTGGAAACAGGAGAGGAAGGTAACATTGTTTGGTTTTTTTCCGTGGTCCGGGGGAGTGATGTTATTGAAACGGAGTTTGGAACCGGATGGTTGTCCCTTGATGTGAGATAGAGGATGGTGGTAACAGCCAATAAAATACAGGTAAGAAGGATTAACCCAAAAGAGAGTCTTCTCCCCCTAATAAACGGGGTTGGTTCAGTGAAGGAGCGATCTTTTATTTCGTTAAAAGGAAGGCGTGGCTCTGTTGTTTTCTGTGCCTTCTTGAGAGCCTCATGTATTATACTCATCTAGGTCCAATTAGACCTCAGCCAAGGCCTCTTCTTCGGTGAAGACAGGAATATTACCCTGAATTAAAACCTTAATTTTTTTATTGTCCTTAAAGCGGCCCTTAATTAACTCTTCGGAAAGAGGGTCCTCAATATTCTTTTGGATGGCTCGTCTCATGGGGCGGGCACCATAAGCTGGCTGGAATCCTTCATTCATCAACCAACTTTTCACCTCGTCTGAAACTTCCAATTGAATTCCTTTTTCGACAAGCCGCCGATTCAGGTCTTGGATTAGATTATCGATAATTTGAGAAAGGTGCTCTGGTTTTAAAGGATGGAAGACGACAATATCATCTACACGGTTTAGAAATTCGGGATTAAAAGTCCGCTTGAGCTCCCCGAGCACATCACCCTTCATACGTTGAAACCGTTCTCCCCCCTGTTCCTTTTGGAAACCTAAAGCCCCCCCCTTTTCAATTAATCTGGCTCCGATATTGGATGTCATAATGAGGATCGTGTTCCGGAAATCCACTTTCCTCCCCAAACTATCCGTTAGACAACCATCATCTAAAACCTGGAGGAGGACATTGAAAAGGTCGGGATGGGCTTTTTCAATTTCATCAAACAAAACGACAGAATAAGGCCTCCTTCTTACCTTTTCGGTAAGCTGCCCCCCTTCTTCATAACCCACATAACCTGGAGGGGCTCCCATTAACCTGGAACTGCTGAATTTTTCCATGTACTCAGACATATCAATGCGAATCAAGGCATCCTCATCATCAAATAAGAATTCAGCCAAAGCCCGGGCCAATTCGGTTTTTCCAACACCTGTAGGACCCAGGAAAATAAATGAACCAACGGGTCTTTTCTCGCCTTTTAACCCTGCACGGGAACGCCGAATTGCCCTTGAGACAGCCCCCACCGCTTCATCTTGGCCAATCAATCGGACATGGAGATTTTCCTCCATATTGATTAATTTTTTGGTTTCTTCCTCTTCCAACTTGTAAAGCGGAATCCCTGTCATTTTTGAAACAACATAGGCAATCTCTTCCTTCCCAATGGTGGGCTTCTGTTTTTCTTGGGTACTCTTCCATTCTTTCTTT
Protein-coding sequences here:
- a CDS encoding tetratricopeptide repeat protein, with protein sequence MGEVGKGEEYIQLGRLYLKEGKPEEAHYCFEKAFARVEKNSDVIPLDLISFYGYTLAYVQGEIEEGLQLCRKVVSRGEPKGDHFLNLGRVYLLRGQKPKAIKTFYQGLQMEPRHTGILVELKRLGKRRRPLLSLFSRHHFLNRYFGVILRKNPSGFRY
- a CDS encoding heavy metal-binding domain-containing protein; the encoded protein is MLCPNCGYNQQEGNVCGECHTLLKSVSPPSPQGIEQGWKKPKPVREISPKGAPEKIIPKHQQNQGLPISPLKENPKPQETPKNIEPEREVKEVKKIEIKEKEIQADELTTPYQEGVSVSLHPEEKEDPQRGFEVEERKSVSFKVRRPQDGKESPLSMSLQKLQEVLVTTTETLEGEKIHFYRGLVHADAAIKLDSLETILSSIKEVGGLRNTSFQDLLNKAIAIATSDLKIEAVKLNANAIVGVRFQYEQFKKEILVVHVMGTAVQTGGPPKESQGVKGHG
- the purN gene encoding phosphoribosylglycinamide formyltransferase; this encodes MVKERIGLGILVSGRGSNFQAILDAIGKGSLLANVNVVISDRPEVEALERAKKLNVQNVCVEASSFGSREAHERALVKILESSHVDLVVLAGYRRLLSTVLIQAFKNRIINIHPSILPAFRGLKAQKQALDYGVRISGCTVHLVEEEMDGGPIIVQAAVPVFPDDTEESLSSRILDQEHRIYPLAIQWFAEGRINVEGRQVFVQDFSHQKEMTLANPLTCG
- the rnc gene encoding ribonuclease III → MSRDLLLTLQNFLKHSFHNVSLLEEAITHKSFLNEFRESSSPDNERLEFLGDAVLDLVIREYLIFHFPTSQEGELSKRKARIVSEPFLASVAHRWDLGSYIRLGRGEELTGGRAKDSILANTLEAIIAAIFLDGGLEKVRSFILATFDLGQLHSQLHDGSRDYKTDLQEFSQRNFEVLPVYRLVEEAGPDHCKEFEVELRIKGKLFGQGRGRSKKEAEQQAAKFALGRLKETRDDSE
- the purM gene encoding phosphoribosylformylglycinamidine cyclo-ligase, with amino-acid sequence MVEKSPLDYQRAGVNIDEGNKFVKMLTPLVRETHRPEVLSDIGGFGGLFCLDLKKYRQPVLVSGTDGVGTKLKLSFLLNQYNTIGIDLVAMCVNDVAVVGAEPLFFLDYLSVGKLEAEQSLEVMKGIVEGCKQAGCSLLGGETAEMPSFYQEGEFDLAGFCVGVVDKEKMINGRSIKAGDQIIGFASSGLHSNGFSLVRKLLLEQLKMPLDGFVPELKKNLGEELMTPTRIYVKSVLKLVSEFPVKGIAHITGGGLTENVPRILPKGLSAVIRRESWETPSIFGFLSEKGELSETEMFRVFNMGIGLIMVVPGGVEEGMLKAAKGLGEKAFLIGKISEGSGQVCYG
- a CDS encoding GIY-YIG nuclease family protein; this translates as MELPWRDKSILNWYGAVAQLGPAGRQGAAGSQMYVNILKSIRNNRFYVGHTNDLERRLKEHWSGGTASLKGWKPYKLVYSEKFETREEAISREKYFKSGTGREKRLGLITNFPQELVRGFNVGR
- a CDS encoding class I SAM-dependent methyltransferase, which translates into the protein MGRWGKAILGNLHEILKFTQTRVRHSFNELQNSQKNGDPFGYGRIFQYFPFWQTRFEIEGSAYGGETDYSRERISPLNLPEIQNFFNVKDLSILELGPLEGGNTLKLCQMGARKVTAIEGRPENFIKCCVIKNLYGLEEAKFYLDDVRKISQEKYGTFDMALVAGILYHLDDPHLLLNRLSQMTDVLLLATHYADEASPFPTAQVIELSTEFGTYRGKVYSEGAQVNINSGLQPTSFWPFENDLLQMCKDIGFKDITVLKKNPIPSEPFKVIFFIAKK